GATGACCAATGACCATGACAGGGCGGCCATCGAGGCGCGCCATGCCGCCGACGATCGCCGCATCGTCGGCGAAATGACGGTCGCCGTGCATCTCTTCAAAATCGGTAAAGATGTGTCGGATATAGTCGAGCGTGTAGGGGCGCTGCGGATGACGGGCCATTTGCGCAACCTGCCAGCTCGACAGATTGGAGAAGATGCTTTCGGTGAGGGAACGGCTCTTGTCTTCCAGTCGGGTGATCTCATCGCCGATATTCAGCGAATTGTCGGTCCCGACCAGGCGCAGTTCCTCGATCTTGGCCTGCAGGTCTGCGATCGGCTGTTCGAACTCCAAATACTTCTGACTCTTGCTCATAAGCGTCCATCATCCGCGGGGCGCCCGCTCGGGGCATCCAATTTTTGGTGATTACCTTACGGGATTGAGCAGCCTGCGTCGAGCAAGCGGTCCCGGGGTAGCAGTCATCTGTAGTGCAAGGAGACGCTGTCTTTGCCGAGCTGGTCACGCAGACTCTGGACCAGCTCATCAGCCGGCTCCACGCGCCATTCCTCGCCAAGACGCAGCAGCGCGGTCGCATCCGGGCGCGTCACGTCGATCGTAACCGCGCACCCGCCGCGATGCTTGCGCAGCAGCCCGGCGATCTGCGCCAGGCAGTCCGGACCATGGCGAACGGTGTCCATACTGATCCGTACGCTGTCGAGCAGGCTGGTACGTGCCTCCTCGAGGCTCATGACCCGTTTGGCACGCATGCGCAGTCCGCCGGAAAAGTCATCCTGCGCCACCTCTCCTTCGACCACCAGCAACGCGTCCTTCTGGAGAAGACTCTGCGCGGCCTGAAACGCATCGGCGAATAGTGAGACCTCTATCCGCGCCGATCGATCATCGAGGGTGACGAAACCCACCTTGTCGCCGCGTTTGCTTTTCATTACCCGCAGGTCGAATACCAGCCCGGCGATCGTCTGGCCCTCGCGCGACGGCTTCAGATCGATGATGCGTTGCCTGGCGAAGCGGCGGATCTCCTTTTCGTACTCGTCGATCGGGTGGCCGGTCAGGTATAGCCCCAGGGTTTCCTTCTCGCCGCGCAACCGTTCCTTGAAGGACCATTCGCGCACCCGGCGGTAGCTTTCGAACACATCACGGTCAGTCGAGGGGCCGAGCAGATCGCCAAACAGGTCATCGTGGCCGCTGTCGGCGCTGCGCGCGGTCTGCTCGGCCGAGGCCATCGCCTCCTCCATTGCAGCAGCGAGCGCTGCACGGTTGCGATCGACCTGCTTGAGATACGCCTGCTGCTCTTCGTCGAAGAAGGGTCCCAGGCGATCCAGCGCGCCACTGCGGATCAGCGCCTCCATCACCCGCTTGTTGATCCGCTTGAGATCGACCCGGGCACAGAAGTCGAACAGGTCGTTGAAAGGTCCACCCGCCTGCCGCGTCTCGACAATGGTCTCCACCGGGCCTTCGCCAACGCCCTTGATCGCACCCAGGCCATAGACCACGTCCCCGGCGTCATCGACGGTGAACTTGAACTCTGACACGTTCACATCCGGCGCCTTGATGCGCAGTTTCATGCTGCGACACTCTTCGATGAGCGTCACCACCTTGTCGGTGTTGTGCATGTCGGCAGACAGTACCGCTGCCATGAAGGGTGCAGGATGATGCGCCTTGAGCCAGGCGGTCTGGTATGACACCAGACCATAGGCGGCCGAGTGCGACTTGTTGAAGCCGTAGCCGGCGAATTTTTCTACCAGATCGAAGATATTGCCCGCCAGATCGGCATCGATCCCGTTGTTCTGACAGCCCTCGAGGAAGATCGCCCGCTGCTTGGCCATCTCTTCGGGCTTCTTCTTACCCATGGCGCGGCGCAGCATGTCCGCCCCGCCGAGCGTGTAGCCGGCCATCACCTGGGCGATCTGCATGACCTGTTCCTGATACAGGATAATGCCGTAGGTGGGCTTGAGCACCGGCTCAAGGCCTGCATACTGATAATTCGGGTGCGGGTAGGAGACGATCTCGCGTCCGTGCTTGCGGTTGATGAAGTCGTCAACCATGCCCGACTGCAGCGGCCCCGGGCGGAACAGGGCAACCAGTGCAATCAGGTCTTCCAGGCAGTCCGGCTTGAGCTTCTTGATCAGCTCCTTCATCCCACGCGATTCGAGCTGGAAGACCGCTGTGGTTTCTGCTCTCTGCAGCATTTGATACGTGGGCGCGTCATCCAGCGGAATGAAGTCGATATTCAACGGATCCAGGCCCTTCTTGGCCTGCTCGCGGTTGATCGTATCCATGGCCCAATCGATGATCGTCAGCGTACGCAGGCCGAGGAAGTCGAACTTCACCAGGCCTGCCGCCTCGACGTCGTCCTTGTCGAACTGGGTCACCAGGCCGGCACCGGCTTCGTCGCAATACAGCGGCGCGAAATCGGTCAGCTTGGTCGGCGCGATCACCACCCCACCGGCGTGTTTGCCGACGTTACGCGTAATACCTTCGAGCTTGCGCGCCATGTCCCAGATTTCCTGGGCTTCCTCGTCGACGGCAAGGAATTCGCGCAGCAGCTCTTCCTGCTCATGGGCCTTGGCGAGCGTCATGCCCACTTCGAAGGGGATCATCTTCGACAGCTTGTCCGCCAGACCGTAGGACTTGCCCTGCACGCGCGCGACGTCACGTACCACAGCCTTGGCCGCCATGGTGCCGAAGGTGATGATCTGCGATACCGCGTTGCGCCCGTAGGCTTCCGCGACGTAGTCGATCACCCGGTCGCGGCCTTCCATGCAGAAGTCGATATCGAAGTCGGGCATCGATACCCGTTCCGGATTGAGGAAGCGCTCGAACAGCAGGTCGTAGGCCAGCGGATCAAGATCGGTGATCAGCAGCGAATAGGCGACCAGTGAGCCGGCACCTGACCCCCGGCCCGGACCCACCGGCACGCCGTTACCCTTGGCCCATTTGATGAAGTCCATGACGATCAGGAAGTAGCCGGGGAAGCCCATCTGATTGATGATATCGAGCTCGAAATTCAGGCGATCGACGTACACCTTACGCCTGGATTCGTAGTCCGGCGAATCGGGCGGCAGGATGATCTTCAGGCGCTGCTCAAGGCCTTCAAAGGACACCTGTTTGAAATACTCTTCAATGGTCAGACCTTCCGGAATCGGAAACTCCGGCAGGAAGTACGTGCCCAGCTGCACCTCGATGCTGCACCGTCGGGCGATTTCGACCGAGTTTTCCAGTGCCTCGGGGATATCGGCAAACAGCTCAGCCATTTCCGCCGGGGTTTTCAGATACTGCTCTTCGCTGTACTGGCGCACCCGCCTCGGGTCGTCAAGGGCGCGGCCCTCACCGATGCATACGCGCGTCTCGTGCGCCTCGAAATCCTCGCGCTTGAGAAAGCGCACGTCGTTGGTGGCGACGACCGGACAGTCGAAGCGCGCGGCCAGTGTGACTGCAGAGTGCAGGTACTCTTCGTCATGCGGGCGACTGGTGCGCTGCAACTCCAGATAGAACCGGTCCGGAAACACACCCAGCCAGTATTCGATCAGCGCGTCCGCTTCGTGCGGATTGTTCGACAGCAGCGCCTGGCCAATCTCGCCCTCCTTGGCTCCCGACAGGGCAATGACACCTTCACTGGCTTCGGCGACCCACTCGCGGCGGATGGTGACCACACCGTTGCGCTGGCCTTCGGTATAACCGCGAGAAATCAGCTCGGTAAGGTTGCGATAGCCCCGCTTGTTCATTGACAGCAGGGTCATGCGAGTCAGCTGGGTATCGTCGTCCCGGCCCACCAGCCAGATGTCGACGCCCGAAATCGGCTTGATGCCGCCACCCATGGCCGCCTTGTAGAACTTGACCAGGCTGCACATGTTGTTCTGATCGGTTACCGCAACAGCCGGCATGCCGGCATCGGCAGTCGCCTTGATCAGCGGCTTGATCTTAACCAGCCCGTCGACCAGGGAATACTCACTGTGAACGCGCAGATGGACGAAGGAGACGGTCATGGAATTCCTGTTTTGAAGCGAAACTGCAGGAGAGAGATTGTAGCGGTCAGGCACTGACGGGACTAGTCGAACGAAGCGCAGATGGTCGGCGATGTCGCCGCATACCGACTCGGGCGGGAGGATCGGTGCCTAACGCCCACGCAGCCGACGTGACTGCGCAAGGCGCCGTGAACCCATCCCCGGGGGCTTCACTGCCGCATCCTTGCGGCAGAGACTTGCTCCGCCCCGCCGGCTGCGCGAGCTGATCCGACTCGAGAGTCGCTGCGCAGCTGTGCGCAGGTGCGAGTCCCAAAGCCTAACCGATCCAACCAGCGACACTAACGTTTCGGGTCAGTCGTGCCGGGAGGGGCAAACCGACCGTCGCTCGCATGGATGCGATCGCCGAGCTACATGGATGTACTTGCTGCGTGTCGGATTGTCCCTCCCGGCGCGACTGACCAGGCACTGAGTTGCCAGCACAGAGCGACCTCAACGGCCTGAATCAATCCAGCAGAGAGGCCTTCACGAGTACTTCGTCGTCGTCCGGCTCAGCTATCAGACCGTCGAGGCCCAGTACTTGCCGCACCGGCGCGAATGAACGGCGGTGGATGGATGTAGCGCCGAGTTCCGACAGCGCCTGGAGGTGAAACGGCGTCGCGTAGCCCTTGTGGCTGGAGAAGCCGTAACCGGGATACATCATATCCAGCTCGCACATCTCGCGGTCGCGAGCGACCTTGGCGAGGATCGATGCTGCGGCGATTGCCGGCACGCGCGCGTCACCCTTGATCACTGGCTCGCTCGGCATGGGGAGAACCGGACAGCGGTTACCGTCGACCAACACCCGATCGGGACGGACCGACAGCCCGGCCACGGCGCGCTGCATGGCCAGCATGGTCGCGTGTAGGATATTCAGCTGATCGATTTCCTCGACCTCGGCGCGGGCGATGCACCAGGCGATCGCGCGCTCCTGAATGATCGGGAAAAGCTCCTCACGGCGCGCCTCGGTGAGCTTTTTCGAATCATTCAGGCCCTCGATGGGTCGCAGCGGATCGAGGATCACCGCCGCGGTCACCACCGCACCGCACAGCGGTCCACGGCCGACTTCGTCTACGCCGGCGACCAGCTCGCCTTCGGGTAGCACCCACTCCATGATGACCTGGTTCATGCCAGTCGACCCTTCTCTTTCATCAATGCAATAACAGCGTCTGCCGCGGCCCGGTCGGCATCGCGACGCAGGAGCTGATGCAGTTCGGTGAAGGTGGCCTGGGCTTCCTCGCGTTCGGGAGACGGGTCCAGGCGAGCCAGCAACGCCTCGCCCATCGCGTGGGGGGTCGCATCATCCTGCAGAAACTCCGGCACCACCTCGCGCTGTGCCAGCAGGTTGGGCAGCGAAACGTGGCCTACCTTGACCAGCCGCTTGAGTATACGAAAGGTCAGTCCAGCCATTCGATAGGCAACGACCATCGGGCGCTTGAACAGCATGGCCTCGAGCGTCGCGGTGCCCGAGGCGATCAGCACCGCGTCGCAGGCCGCAAGCACTTCGTGGGCCTGCCCGTCAAGCAACTGCACAGCAACGCCAACGTCGTTCTCGGCGATGATCGCCTGCATCTGCGCCTTTCGCTCCGCATTCGCGCATGGCATGACGAACGTCAGTTCGGGTCTGCGCGCAGCGCACCAGGCCGCGGTCTGCAGAAACAGGGCGCCGAGTTTGCGCAGCTCCCCGTTACGGCTGCCCGGCATCAATGCGATAACCCGCGCGTCGGCTGGCAGACCGAGGGAGACGCGGGCGGCCTCGCGATCGGGCTGCAGCGGAATCTGGTCTGCCAGCGTGTGGCCGACGCACCGCACCGGCACGCCATGACGCCGATACACGTCTTCTTCAAAAGGGAACAGCGTAAGCATCAGATCGGTGGATTCGCGGATGCCCAGCACACGCTTCTCGCGCCAGGCCCAGACGGACGGGCTGACGTAATGGACAGTGGGGATGCGTTCGGCGCGCAGCCTCTTTTCAATGTTCAGAACGAAGTCCGGGGCATCGATGCCGATGAACACGTCCGGGTTCTCGCGCTTGAAGTAGTCGACCAGATTCTTGCGGATCGCCAGCAGTTCTCGCAGTCGCCCGAGCACCTCGACCAGCCCCATCACTGACAGTCGCTCCATCGGCACCTGGCTCACCAAGCCTTCGGCGATCATCCGCGGCCCGCCTATACCGATGAAGCGAGCATCAGGATAGTCGCGCTTGAGCGCGCGCATCAGACCCGCCCCCAGTGTGTCGCCAGATGCTTCGCCAGCAACCAGAGCAATACACAAGGATTGACGGGACGAGGGCTGGAGACCGGACATTTCTAGCGGGTGATGCCGCGGGTCGACGCCAGGATGGAATCGCGATACAGCGCAATTTCGGCGAACTCGGCAGCGCTGTCTTCCAGCGAAACCAGTGCTTCCTGAAGGGTCAAGCCTTGGCGATAAACGATCTTGTAGGCGCGGCGCAGCGCAGCGACAAGCTCCGGGCTGTAGCCTCTGCGGCGCATGCCTTCGAAGTTCATCCCGTGCGCGCTGGCCGGATTTCCACCCACCATGACAAACGCGGGAATGTCCTTGAATACCGCGCTATTGGCCGCACTCATCGACCAGGCGCCAAGACGGCAGAACTGGTGGACCGTCGTGTAGCCGCCAAGGATCGCGCCGTCGCCGACGTGAACATGTCCCGCGATGGTGGCATTGTTGGCCATGATGATGTTGCTACC
Above is a window of Halopseudomonas nanhaiensis DNA encoding:
- the dnaE gene encoding DNA polymerase III subunit alpha, yielding MTVSFVHLRVHSEYSLVDGLVKIKPLIKATADAGMPAVAVTDQNNMCSLVKFYKAAMGGGIKPISGVDIWLVGRDDDTQLTRMTLLSMNKRGYRNLTELISRGYTEGQRNGVVTIRREWVAEASEGVIALSGAKEGEIGQALLSNNPHEADALIEYWLGVFPDRFYLELQRTSRPHDEEYLHSAVTLAARFDCPVVATNDVRFLKREDFEAHETRVCIGEGRALDDPRRVRQYSEEQYLKTPAEMAELFADIPEALENSVEIARRCSIEVQLGTYFLPEFPIPEGLTIEEYFKQVSFEGLEQRLKIILPPDSPDYESRRKVYVDRLNFELDIINQMGFPGYFLIVMDFIKWAKGNGVPVGPGRGSGAGSLVAYSLLITDLDPLAYDLLFERFLNPERVSMPDFDIDFCMEGRDRVIDYVAEAYGRNAVSQIITFGTMAAKAVVRDVARVQGKSYGLADKLSKMIPFEVGMTLAKAHEQEELLREFLAVDEEAQEIWDMARKLEGITRNVGKHAGGVVIAPTKLTDFAPLYCDEAGAGLVTQFDKDDVEAAGLVKFDFLGLRTLTIIDWAMDTINREQAKKGLDPLNIDFIPLDDAPTYQMLQRAETTAVFQLESRGMKELIKKLKPDCLEDLIALVALFRPGPLQSGMVDDFINRKHGREIVSYPHPNYQYAGLEPVLKPTYGIILYQEQVMQIAQVMAGYTLGGADMLRRAMGKKKPEEMAKQRAIFLEGCQNNGIDADLAGNIFDLVEKFAGYGFNKSHSAAYGLVSYQTAWLKAHHPAPFMAAVLSADMHNTDKVVTLIEECRSMKLRIKAPDVNVSEFKFTVDDAGDVVYGLGAIKGVGEGPVETIVETRQAGGPFNDLFDFCARVDLKRINKRVMEALIRSGALDRLGPFFDEEQQAYLKQVDRNRAALAAAMEEAMASAEQTARSADSGHDDLFGDLLGPSTDRDVFESYRRVREWSFKERLRGEKETLGLYLTGHPIDEYEKEIRRFARQRIIDLKPSREGQTIAGLVFDLRVMKSKRGDKVGFVTLDDRSARIEVSLFADAFQAAQSLLQKDALLVVEGEVAQDDFSGGLRMRAKRVMSLEEARTSLLDSVRISMDTVRHGPDCLAQIAGLLRKHRGGCAVTIDVTRPDATALLRLGEEWRVEPADELVQSLRDQLGKDSVSLHYR
- the rnhB gene encoding ribonuclease HII → MNQVIMEWVLPEGELVAGVDEVGRGPLCGAVVTAAVILDPLRPIEGLNDSKKLTEARREELFPIIQERAIAWCIARAEVEEIDQLNILHATMLAMQRAVAGLSVRPDRVLVDGNRCPVLPMPSEPVIKGDARVPAIAAASILAKVARDREMCELDMMYPGYGFSSHKGYATPFHLQALSELGATSIHRRSFAPVRQVLGLDGLIAEPDDDEVLVKASLLD
- the lpxB gene encoding lipid-A-disaccharide synthase codes for the protein MSGLQPSSRQSLCIALVAGEASGDTLGAGLMRALKRDYPDARFIGIGGPRMIAEGLVSQVPMERLSVMGLVEVLGRLRELLAIRKNLVDYFKRENPDVFIGIDAPDFVLNIEKRLRAERIPTVHYVSPSVWAWREKRVLGIRESTDLMLTLFPFEEDVYRRHGVPVRCVGHTLADQIPLQPDREAARVSLGLPADARVIALMPGSRNGELRKLGALFLQTAAWCAARRPELTFVMPCANAERKAQMQAIIAENDVGVAVQLLDGQAHEVLAACDAVLIASGTATLEAMLFKRPMVVAYRMAGLTFRILKRLVKVGHVSLPNLLAQREVVPEFLQDDATPHAMGEALLARLDPSPEREEAQATFTELHQLLRRDADRAAADAVIALMKEKGRLA
- the lpxA gene encoding acyl-ACP--UDP-N-acetylglucosamine O-acyltransferase, with the protein product MNRIHPQAIVDPAARLADDVEVGPWTLIGPDVEIGSGTVVGPHVVIKGPTTIGQGNRIFQFASVGEDCQDKKYRGEPTRLVIGDNNVIREGCTLHRGTAQDQGVTTIGSNNLLMAYVHVAHDCVVGSNIIMANNATIAGHVHVGDGAILGGYTTVHQFCRLGAWSMSAANSAVFKDIPAFVMVGGNPASAHGMNFEGMRRRGYSPELVAALRRAYKIVYRQGLTLQEALVSLEDSAAEFAEIALYRDSILASTRGITR